In one window of Microbacterium natoriense DNA:
- a CDS encoding DUF58 domain-containing protein, producing the protein MTEASPHGRAGPAFVIAIGAAVVLGAVGLFASRPDIAAMGLPLATWSALMIRQARRRADVVMTFNPMPGGEGEVRTAIEVDSAADAVELVLVQAQRRTRRLIVPASGGSIIARSRVLHSGPILAVQAAARGVSGDGALLFPASRPTVAARSIAPPRQGLDVVPVPRTLTGLHGAHEGRRPGQGGDFRDIHPFAPGDELRRVDWRATARLARRPGDLLVRRTTALSEASVVIAMDTAEDLGTVVASWGTGDFERSGVTSLDRARQAAGAIAAAAIGEGDRVALHVLVYGGRSLRSGGGARHLARLETTIAAIGQAGEDARFRRTPHVAHGSVIYVLSTFFEGAAAQTAMMWRAGGHRVVAVDVLPDLDLARLTKTQLIALRVVLAERENIFGDLRGAGVDVILWSDEAAAELRAAARSRR; encoded by the coding sequence GAGCGGCCGTGGTGCTGGGCGCGGTGGGACTGTTCGCCTCTCGCCCCGACATCGCCGCCATGGGCCTTCCGCTGGCGACATGGAGCGCTCTCATGATCAGGCAGGCGCGGCGCCGCGCTGACGTCGTCATGACGTTCAACCCGATGCCCGGCGGCGAGGGCGAGGTCAGGACGGCGATCGAGGTCGACAGCGCGGCGGATGCCGTGGAACTGGTCCTCGTGCAGGCACAGCGGCGGACCCGACGGCTGATCGTGCCAGCATCGGGCGGATCGATCATCGCCCGCAGCAGGGTGCTGCACTCCGGACCGATCCTGGCCGTACAGGCCGCGGCGCGCGGGGTGTCGGGTGACGGCGCCCTGCTCTTTCCTGCATCCAGGCCCACCGTCGCGGCGCGCAGCATCGCCCCGCCTCGTCAGGGCCTCGATGTCGTGCCGGTGCCGCGCACCCTGACCGGGCTGCACGGCGCCCACGAGGGGCGCCGCCCCGGTCAGGGCGGTGACTTCCGGGACATCCATCCGTTCGCGCCGGGCGACGAGCTCCGGCGTGTGGACTGGCGCGCGACCGCGCGCCTCGCGCGTCGACCGGGCGATCTCCTGGTGCGACGGACCACCGCCCTCAGCGAAGCCTCGGTGGTGATCGCGATGGACACGGCGGAGGATCTGGGGACGGTCGTGGCATCGTGGGGAACCGGCGACTTCGAGCGCAGCGGCGTCACCTCGCTCGATCGCGCACGCCAGGCCGCCGGAGCGATCGCCGCCGCCGCGATCGGCGAGGGCGACAGAGTGGCGCTGCACGTGCTCGTGTACGGCGGCCGTTCGCTGCGCAGCGGCGGCGGGGCGCGGCATCTCGCCCGGCTGGAGACGACCATCGCCGCGATCGGCCAGGCCGGCGAGGACGCGCGTTTCCGGCGGACGCCGCACGTTGCGCACGGCTCAGTGATCTATGTGCTCTCCACGTTCTTCGAGGGCGCGGCGGCGCAGACCGCGATGATGTGGCGAGCCGGCGGGCATCGCGTGGTGGCGGTCGATGTGCTGCCCGATCTGGACCTCGCCCGGCTGACGAAGACGCAGCTCATCGCGCTGCGCGTCGTGCTCGCCGAGCGGGAGAACATATTCGGCGACCTCCGAGGGGCGGGCGTCGACGTCATCCTGTGGTCCGATGAGGCTGCGGCCGAGCTGCGTGCAGCGGCGAGGAGCAGGAGATGA